The Methanocella arvoryzae MRE50 genome includes a region encoding these proteins:
- a CDS encoding PHP domain-containing protein, with protein sequence MMIDTHVHTCLSDGLETPETVVSLAAESGIRLLSITDHDRVKAYPSVISLGEARGVKVIPGVEMTTMDEPGFTCMHIVGLGIDICPEAVSVLDRVVKAQDAANMGFLDNVNDFLARRYPGWEPVTSIYPSVFMNALQNAKSMGLQVSEKEMLDVILNKDLWTPVELELTVDEAVGYIKKWGGVPVLAHPFDFSNDAGLVLKRFLAAGGEAVEVCKYRYKVRSDALSGLSHDELMKRERDMNLWTISQARKHGLKLTMASDHHDESRTMGMDPAEYGIDVQWLYQL encoded by the coding sequence ATGATGATCGACACCCACGTCCACACCTGCCTGAGCGACGGCCTGGAAACCCCTGAAACCGTGGTCAGCCTTGCCGCCGAATCCGGGATCAGACTGCTCAGCATCACCGACCACGACCGGGTGAAGGCTTATCCCTCCGTTATAAGCCTGGGCGAAGCCCGCGGCGTGAAGGTGATTCCGGGGGTGGAGATGACTACCATGGACGAGCCAGGGTTCACCTGCATGCACATCGTAGGCCTGGGCATCGACATCTGCCCCGAAGCTGTTTCTGTCCTGGACAGGGTAGTCAAAGCGCAGGACGCCGCAAACATGGGCTTCCTGGATAACGTGAACGACTTTCTGGCCCGCAGGTATCCCGGCTGGGAGCCGGTTACCAGCATATACCCAAGCGTCTTCATGAACGCCCTGCAGAACGCTAAATCCATGGGCCTGCAGGTGTCAGAAAAGGAGATGCTGGACGTCATCCTGAACAAGGATCTATGGACTCCGGTAGAACTGGAGCTGACGGTAGACGAAGCAGTCGGGTACATCAAAAAATGGGGCGGGGTGCCAGTGCTGGCTCATCCCTTCGACTTCAGCAACGACGCCGGCCTCGTGCTCAAGCGGTTTCTGGCCGCAGGCGGGGAAGCCGTGGAAGTCTGCAAATACCGCTACAAAGTCCGTTCCGATGCGCTCTCAGGGCTCAGCCACGACGAGTTGATGAAGCGAGAGCGGGACATGAACCTCTGGACCATCAGCCAGGCCCGCAAGCACGGCCTCAAGCTCACCATGGCCTCCGACCACCACGACGAAAGCCGCACGATGGGCATGGACCCGGCAGAGTACGGGATCGACGTGCAGTGGCTGTACCAGCTCTAA
- the rbr gene encoding rubrerythrin — protein sequence MKKTIENLTKAFIGESQARNRYTFYASTAKKEGYEQIAEIFTITADNEHEHAEWFFKMLKQVLTQTGEKLDPVIVEADMPTTWGRTADNLKAAIAGERMEHSSLYPEFARVAEMEGYPDIARRIRSISQSEKHHEDRYAKLLKEIEAGTLFKKPEPVYWVCRKCGYLHHGMAPPEKCPSCDHDKSYYQRQCETY from the coding sequence ATGAAGAAGACAATCGAGAACCTGACCAAAGCCTTCATAGGCGAAAGCCAGGCCAGAAACAGATACACGTTCTACGCGAGCACTGCCAAAAAGGAGGGCTACGAGCAGATCGCCGAGATCTTTACCATCACCGCCGATAACGAGCACGAGCACGCAGAGTGGTTTTTCAAGATGCTCAAGCAGGTCCTGACCCAGACCGGGGAAAAGCTGGACCCCGTGATCGTCGAGGCAGATATGCCGACCACGTGGGGCAGGACGGCCGACAACCTGAAGGCGGCCATCGCAGGCGAGCGGATGGAGCACTCCTCGCTGTACCCCGAGTTCGCCAGAGTGGCGGAGATGGAAGGCTACCCGGACATCGCCCGGCGCATCAGGTCTATCTCCCAGTCGGAGAAGCACCACGAGGACAGGTACGCGAAGCTCTTGAAGGAGATCGAAGCCGGGACGCTGTTCAAGAAGCCGGAGCCCGTCTACTGGGTATGCAGAAAGTGCGGTTACCTGCACCACGGCATGGCTCCCCCGGAGAAGTGCCCGTCCTGCGACCACGACAAGTCCTACTACCAGAGACAGTGCGAGACTTACTGA
- the speD gene encoding S-adenosylmethionine decarboxylase, with protein sequence MNCRYSPTGQAWGLLVSLDLFGCNDKIKDGKALNDYVVELCDDVIHMKRYGPCYTELFGEKGTPLAGYSMFQFIETSCISGHFSESDNSAYIDVFSCADFEPEAVKKFTMEYFGAKGCNMTVTPRMYDESVRPAEIKPVMKKVKAE encoded by the coding sequence ATGAACTGTAGATATTCTCCCACGGGTCAGGCATGGGGGCTGCTCGTCAGCCTCGACTTATTCGGGTGCAACGATAAGATCAAAGACGGTAAGGCACTTAACGACTACGTAGTAGAGCTTTGCGACGATGTCATCCACATGAAGCGCTACGGTCCCTGCTACACAGAGCTCTTCGGCGAGAAGGGAACTCCCCTGGCAGGCTACTCGATGTTCCAGTTCATCGAGACCAGCTGCATCAGCGGCCACTTCTCCGAGTCGGACAACTCTGCATACATCGACGTGTTCTCCTGCGCAGACTTCGAGCCTGAGGCAGTCAAGAAGTTCACCATGGAATACTTCGGGGCAAAGGGCTGCAACATGACTGTCACGCCCAGGATGTACGACGAAAGCGTACGCCCTGCCGAAATCAAGCCTGTAATGAAGAAGGTTAAGGCTGAATAA
- a CDS encoding desulfoferrodoxin — MTELNQVYKCAVCGNIVEVIHAGGGALVCCGQPMVLQNENTVDASKEKHVPVIEKTAAGFKVTVGSVAHPMEEKHYIEMIEVIADGKTYKKFLKPGDKPEAEFCIPAEKVTAREYCNLHGLWKA; from the coding sequence ATGACAGAACTTAACCAGGTTTACAAATGCGCGGTCTGCGGCAACATCGTTGAGGTCATCCACGCAGGCGGCGGCGCGCTGGTCTGCTGCGGCCAGCCCATGGTACTGCAGAACGAAAACACAGTAGATGCCAGCAAAGAGAAGCACGTGCCCGTGATCGAGAAGACGGCTGCCGGCTTCAAGGTGACCGTAGGCTCCGTAGCCCACCCGATGGAGGAGAAGCACTACATTGAGATGATAGAAGTCATCGCCGACGGCAAGACCTATAAAAAGTTTTTGAAGCCCGGGGACAAGCCGGAGGCTGAGTTCTGCATCCCTGCAGAGAAGGTTACTGCCCGGGAGTACTGCAACCTCCACGGACTGTGGAAGGCCTGA
- a CDS encoding ornithine cyclodeaminase family protein, translating into MVRLLSSSDIEAAVAMDDVIPAVERIFGEYSEGKVIMPPKMYLDIPGSGDFRAMPAYVPSLNTAGLKWVNVHPGNREHRLPTVMATVLINDPQTGRIISIMDGTYLTDLRTGAAGGIAAKHLARDVSTVGLIGSGRQAWAQILAYRSIFKDRIRHVKIYSRRIEHSEALAARIQKYMGYDATACQTPEEAVDARLVATTTPARSPIIRDEWIMPGTHINAIGADAPGKQELHTELTLKARVFVDSVEQASHSGEINVPWSQGLINEEKLAGTIGEVITGRKPGRTVDEITVFDSTGLSIQDMAVAHMVYERALKAGRGLEFEF; encoded by the coding sequence ATGGTGAGGCTTTTATCCAGTTCTGACATCGAGGCGGCGGTTGCGATGGATGACGTCATACCTGCCGTAGAGAGAATTTTCGGGGAGTATTCAGAGGGCAAAGTGATCATGCCCCCGAAGATGTACCTCGACATCCCGGGCAGCGGCGACTTCAGGGCTATGCCTGCCTACGTGCCTTCGTTAAACACGGCAGGCCTCAAGTGGGTGAACGTCCACCCCGGCAACCGGGAGCACCGGCTCCCCACAGTCATGGCCACCGTCCTGATCAACGACCCGCAGACCGGCCGGATAATCTCAATTATGGACGGCACGTACCTCACCGACTTGCGCACCGGAGCCGCCGGCGGCATTGCCGCAAAACACCTGGCCAGAGACGTTTCCACAGTCGGGCTGATCGGCAGCGGCCGCCAGGCGTGGGCCCAGATACTCGCCTATCGTAGCATATTCAAGGACCGGATCAGACATGTAAAAATTTACAGCCGGCGCATCGAGCACTCGGAGGCACTGGCCGCCCGCATTCAAAAATACATGGGATACGATGCCACAGCCTGCCAGACGCCGGAGGAGGCGGTCGATGCCAGACTGGTAGCCACCACCACGCCGGCCAGATCCCCGATAATCAGGGATGAGTGGATCATGCCGGGCACTCACATCAACGCCATCGGCGCCGATGCCCCGGGCAAGCAGGAACTACATACTGAACTCACCCTCAAAGCAAGAGTCTTCGTCGACTCAGTAGAGCAAGCGTCCCACTCAGGGGAGATCAACGTGCCCTGGAGCCAGGGCCTGATAAACGAGGAAAAGCTGGCCGGCACCATCGGCGAGGTCATCACCGGCCGCAAGCCCGGCCGCACGGTCGACGAGATCACTGTGTTCGACTCCACTGGCCTGAGCATCCAGGACATGGCCGTAGCCCACATGGTCTACGAACGCGCTCTGAAAGCAGGCAGAGGCCTGGAATTTGAGTTCTGA